One segment of Candidatus Eisenbacteria bacterium DNA contains the following:
- a CDS encoding TonB-dependent receptor, which produces MIKKKEGTLSIRSFGVIGGFLLTILISALGVGTEPLWAGEPHSEFDDFSELDLDALLNSTVITASKYAQKSSESPVSVSIITAEQIAASGARSIPELLLSTPGLEVITNTASCFDVSARGLNTIPSNNMLVMIDGRSVYADFYGMTLWEFLPVSLEEIRSIEIIKGPGSALYGANAFAGVINIITYKPGENDATILNVKASHVGEELSSFVHGNSYGPLSWKLSGGWETTQNWETEYQEEEMSRFNGEAIYRLNDEASISLFTGNSNGFMNMSTGSTIINMDGQYQLAGADLRWKNVSLRYFWTEWHLDGNFLDLISINDIGTLDNGIHDVEFQHSFSVEPSNFVLWGGNFRRKEVKWTLFQNSEEQNLHSAFLYDEWRPRGNLLFSLGVRYDDHPLVGEHIAPRGGIVYKPHENHALRLTYGEAYRDPTFLESYGRAEIELIPTVNILVHGNEALNSEEIRSLELGYQGLLTKNVLGSVALYRNRIREVVQLSSLAYFPAPPFPEGIPSEFGFTNKGGWDIAGVETSLDALITEWMKTRFGYSYIWAEDKDTGDRKISTPRHTLVGELILMPHAIHSISLMGRYRSATEWDLTNFNTMETEGPGDEYFVMDARWRIRPRSRGVQAIVGVDNILDRRYRDHPWTIEFRRRIYTSLCVEF; this is translated from the coding sequence ATGATCAAGAAAAAGGAAGGCACCTTGAGTATCAGAAGCTTTGGGGTCATCGGCGGATTTCTTTTGACCATCCTTATCAGCGCCCTGGGAGTCGGGACTGAACCCCTTTGGGCCGGAGAACCTCATTCCGAGTTTGATGATTTCAGTGAGCTTGATCTAGATGCCCTGCTAAATAGCACGGTCATAACCGCCTCAAAATATGCTCAGAAGAGCAGCGAATCGCCGGTCTCGGTCTCTATCATAACCGCCGAGCAAATCGCCGCCTCCGGTGCCCGCAGCATACCCGAACTCCTGCTCAGTACACCAGGGCTTGAAGTCATTACCAATACGGCTTCATGCTTCGATGTCAGCGCTCGCGGTCTCAATACGATTCCATCCAACAACATGTTGGTCATGATCGACGGCCGGTCCGTCTATGCGGATTTCTATGGCATGACACTTTGGGAGTTCCTGCCGGTTTCGTTGGAGGAAATTAGGAGTATCGAGATTATAAAGGGACCCGGATCAGCCCTCTACGGCGCCAACGCTTTTGCTGGAGTGATCAACATCATCACTTACAAGCCAGGCGAGAATGACGCCACCATCTTGAATGTAAAGGCATCGCATGTCGGCGAGGAGTTGAGTTCGTTCGTTCACGGGAACAGTTACGGCCCATTGAGTTGGAAACTAAGCGGTGGTTGGGAAACGACTCAAAATTGGGAAACTGAATATCAAGAAGAAGAGATGTCCCGATTCAACGGCGAAGCAATCTATCGACTCAATGACGAGGCGTCAATATCTCTCTTTACAGGAAACAGCAATGGCTTCATGAACATGAGTACCGGTAGTACAATTATCAATATGGATGGACAATACCAACTCGCCGGTGCGGATTTAAGATGGAAGAATGTAAGCTTGCGGTACTTCTGGACCGAGTGGCATCTGGATGGCAATTTCTTGGATCTTATTTCCATCAACGATATTGGGACTTTGGATAACGGAATCCATGATGTTGAATTTCAGCATTCATTTTCTGTTGAACCCAGCAACTTCGTGCTCTGGGGAGGCAACTTCCGTCGCAAGGAGGTAAAATGGACATTGTTTCAAAATTCAGAAGAGCAGAATCTCCATTCAGCCTTTCTTTATGATGAATGGCGGCCTCGCGGAAATCTCCTCTTTTCCCTTGGAGTCCGCTATGATGACCATCCACTGGTCGGAGAACATATCGCACCACGCGGGGGAATTGTCTACAAACCACATGAAAACCATGCTTTGCGCCTGACATATGGTGAAGCCTATCGGGATCCAACATTCCTTGAGAGTTATGGGCGTGCCGAGATAGAATTGATTCCAACAGTGAATATCCTGGTTCATGGGAATGAGGCGCTCAATTCCGAAGAAATTCGTTCTCTCGAGCTTGGATATCAAGGTCTTCTCACAAAAAATGTCCTTGGATCAGTGGCATTGTATCGCAATCGGATCAGGGAAGTCGTTCAGCTGAGCTCACTGGCATATTTTCCCGCTCCACCCTTTCCAGAGGGAATCCCTTCTGAATTTGGATTCACAAACAAGGGCGGCTGGGATATTGCCGGTGTGGAAACCAGCCTTGACGCCCTTATTACCGAATGGATGAAAACACGATTTGGATATTCCTATATCTGGGCTGAGGATAAGGATACCGGCGACCGGAAGATAAGCACCCCGCGTCATACATTGGTCGGCGAACTTATATTGATGCCTCACGCAATTCACTCCATCAGCTTGATGGGCCGCTACCGATCAGCGACGGAGTGGGATCTGACAAATTTCAACACCATGGAGACGGAAGGGCCGGGGGATGAATATTTTGTTATGGACGCCCGCTGGCGGATCAGGCCCCGGAGTCGAGGTGTTCAGGCCATAGTCGGTGTTGATAATATTTTGGATCGAAGATACAGAGATCATCCCTGGACGATTGAATTTAGACGGAGAATCTATACAAGTCTATGTGTGGAGTTCTAG